The DNA sequence tatctcatgTTATCAgtatcataaatttatttatttttctcacatATTTATGTGTTGTGTGAAAAAAAATGGGTGACATTTGTTATAGATGACAGTTGTAGCCTGTTCTGAATTTTATGGTCATTTTCCAAGGCTTCAACTGTGGAAAGGATGATGAAGAATCTACGTTTTGAAATCACTCAATTGAGGAGATCTTTGGAAGAGTCTAGGTACTTTGCCATCTGATATTATATTGAATTCATACTCTTTTGTCATAGTGATAAGGAGTTTCTGCTGGTGCTGCAtgatttgcaagaaaatattaGTGAAATTAAAAGCCTTTTCATTGATGCCTCCTAATTTTTTTTGGCTGTGCTTCATAAAAAAAAGGAGTAATTTTCTCCCTCTTGGCTTATATATCGATTAAGCTATTTGAGGTTATTTTTGTTTGTGGCTTGCTGCTGCTGcaacttataataatttataagtatGTATTGGAGTTCATATTCTGGTTTTGGATTATTTATCATGAACCTCATGCCAGGTCAGACACAGAGCGCCTCCAGTGTCTCACAGAAAAACAAACCAAAGAAATTGTAGAAAACAAACTCTACATTAAGGAGTTAGAAGATAGAGAGAGAATCTTGGCTCAGAATGTAATCACCTGCTTCATCAACACATGAAATAACTTTTCCCTAACAACACCTATTTTTCTTACTTACCTTGGTTTCTGTCTAACTTGTCAAAAGGTAGAGGAGTTTTTGAGGGAAATGAAAGCAGCAGAAGAAGAAGTTGGTAGATGGAAGGAAGCTTGTGAGTTGGAAGTTGAAGCTGGAAAGGTAGAGATTGAAGAGCGTGACAAAATGGTAAAGATTCATTGGAAAATGTTGTAGAGTGATTGGATgctaaattagtttataattacTTGTCTTTTAAGAATGTCATTGTTTCACCAGGTGGCTGTTTTGAAACAAGAATTGCATAAAACAAAGACTGCTTTGGAGATATCCAATGGAAAAGTAAGACTGAAAGAGGAACTTGCAATGACTGCAATAGCTGCACAAGAAGCAGCAGAAAGGTCTTTGAAACTGGCTGATGCTAGAACAGTTGAACTTCGTGGGAGAGTTGAAGAACTAACCAGACAACTAGAAGAAACAGAGAAATGTGAAAGCAATATTCATAAAGTGAGACGCATATGTTGGCCATGGCAAGTTTTCAAATTGACCTCTGGCAATGTACCAAACACTAGACTTGGAAATGCCAAAAGGATGCTACCAGAAATGCAAGCCATGATTTAATTAACTTATATGTATACTTACATAATTTTCTAAAACAGTGCGTTGATTCATCTTAAACTTCATTTTCCCGTAACAATTCACCCTTATTGATGTAAATGTGGTATACTTTATTGTTGCTGTTTGGACATAACAAGCACAAGCACTAAAACTTTCAGAACTGACATATCTAAAGTTCTGCtatacaaatttcaaaataaaagcaTCTTGTGGATTAgagaaaaattgttttaaacaCACAAGTATTTgttgtttaagaaaaacaatACTGTCTTCTTACATTTTATAATCATTGTTTTAGTTCACGgtgtgaaaatatttataattgtaattcacagcaattataaattaaattatataaaatttatcaaacttGATTAGCGGTAATAGGatgaaaaattacaaatattaaaagaaaatataaagtgCATCCAATAATCACATTAGATAATAggtttttatatcaaaatttaggttaaatatttgaaaatttcccATTTAACCTTATGCTTTAGATCTGGTGGGACATTAGATTATTAACCCTAATACCTAACCTTGTTGAATACGGTTCCTCATTCAAAATGTTGGTTAAacgatttttgtttttcatattagTAAAATGTCATTGTAGATTATCAATGTGatcattcataaaatattacaataactTAACAAGACAATACTTAACGCGTGCTTTGAAAAAAACATCTTCAAAAGcatttcaattgaaaagaagataaaaagtaaataagcttccataaattaaaattaattcatgaaCAAAGTGAAAATAAAGAATGCAGAGAAGTTAGctgattttaatttatgatttccATATTTGTTCTCTCTAAATGTGTTCTTGAATAAGTTTAgccaattattttatttaataagggccacttaatttttttttttagatcaaatgttaaatttgttaaattaagaaatacaTAATATAGCACAGCGCAAAAACTTTTAATTgcaagaaaattaattaattttaataacaaactAGAATagcttttttttcattaaatttaataaccCATCTAACCATCATTTTCCTTATTAACTAACTTATTCAAAATGTCACTAAagtattcaattcaatttaaaaaaaaaaatcataccatgaaaaattataaagggGGTACATTGAGAAAAACAGGGTCTACAAgtagaattagtctattttttttccaatatggGCCGACCCAGTTATTAACTTGAAGGTGGATCCACGCCCCGACTTGACTTGAGTCTCTATGATAAAATGCATAGCAACTCCTTCAAAAACCCTAGATCCTCTTCACTCTCTTTCACTGCACTTTCTGGTGTTAGGGTTTCTCCGTCAATCAGCGCCAGGTAATGGCTTCTGGCTTTTGGTCTCTCATATTTTTCTTAACTCAAACTTTCGTTTCCTTTTCATTCTTTCGCATTAGTTTATCATTACACCGTCCATTAACGATTTTGATTCGTGTTTGCTTTCTGACAGAGATATGGCTCCCAAACCGCCCAGTACGGGCCTTTTCGTTGGACTGAACAAGGGTCACATCGTCACCAAGAAGGAATTGCCTGCACGCCCCTCAGATCGCAAGGGGGTAAGTTTTATCATTGGTTTTTCAATTGTTGTTCACTGTTTTAGACTTATTAGTTGCACCTTGTTAAATTGAGATGCTTTTATTTAGatcaatttattattcaaagcaGTCACTATATATTTAGCATAGGTAGTTGTCTGTCTAATTGATATTGTATAACAGTTGTTTTTCAGtttgtcatttttgtttttctgcaTAATTAAAagctttttgtgtttttaatttttctgcCTCTTCTATTGTATTTATATGGTTTCAGATTGTGCAGCAGTTTCTTGTATTACGAAAAACATGATTTTTCTGCCGCAACTAATAATCTGTACGGTAGagaaaattaattgataatttgGTTACTTTCAGCTCTTTACATGTGTTTTTTGTTAGTAGGGAGCACTCAGACTTAGAACCCTTATTTGTGTCAATTTTTAAGCAATCTGACCTCTACCTTTGGAGACCGATAACCTAATACTTTTAATCATACTTCCACACCTTGATAAACTGCATTTATTGTTTGTATATTTGACTAATTATGCTGTGCAATCTATAGACACAAGGACcaaattaatgttgatatgTTTAAAGTGTATCATGTGATAGATctttttttactgttttatGTTGTGCTGTTTGACGGATGTATGGGTATAAGAGGATAACCTCGATGGATAATTCATCCATTAGTTTACTTCCTATTCTTGGTTTGCTTATTATCTTTGGGGTTCtgtaaatgtataattaaacacagaaaacaagcaaaagggtgcACTTTGTGAGGAATCTCATAAGAGAGGTTGCTGGTTTTGCTCCATATGAAAAGCGTATAACTGAGTTGCTTAAGGTTGGGAAGGATAAGAGGGCACTTAAGGTTGCCAAGAGAAAGCTTGGAACTCACAAACGTGCCAAGAAGAAGCGTGAGGAGATGTCCAACGTTCTCCGAAAAATGAGGTTAttctatgtttttttatgatatatattatGCATACATTAATCCTATTATACTATTTATCAATCTTATTGGCTTTTCTCGGTAGTCCTTATCTAAATGCTTATGCTATTTTCTTGTGTGCAGGGCTGGTGGAGCTGGAGACAAGAAGAAATAAATCATGCCTTTGATTTTTGTTTCGAGGACAGTGGAATCCTTTGTTTTAGTTTCACTAGATGGATTTTTGTGTATTGACGTTTAAGGTGTCTTAattttgctttgttttaattatgttactTCATGATCTTACTCTTagaaatgtgtttttttaaatgGGACATGATCTGTGGGCAAAATTACTATTGGTCTATTTTCTGTTTGAGCAGTCTGATCTTTTGTTATTTATGTTTACTCCGAGGGTTATATTGCATGCTGCATaggtaattttttattgttcccTGGCAAGAAATAGTCTCCTTTTAATACGATAACTGTTATTTCGAAGTTCCTCGTTTATAGAATGTAGTAGAGATAGGACTGCAATTTGATAGAATTTAATTgtcaactaaaatttaaatgtttaagtAGAGCCGTCGATAAGATTTGTTCTTCCTGCCTTGAAAATCTTGGGTTAAGAAGTTATCGGCGTGGTATAGTAACAGCTTAAACCAATATTTTTGcgcatttaataaaataagatttacgTAATAGCTTGAACCAATTATAAATGAAGAATAGGTAAATTTATGTTAGAATTTATTGTTTGTCTACATTGCTATAAAGCCATGGAGAAGCTTCAAATCCTCAGTTATTAAAAGCCTAGTACGTAATGTACCGATTCTTTAATGCATTTAATAAATCAAGATTTACTTAAAAAAgcttattttatgatataaatcATTTGACGCTCTTTACAAAATGAGATTTATccataaagaaaaacattttaatttaactttcatatttaaaggaaatttttttaaaacacaatttatattaataattcaattcaccttttctttgtttttgtccaataaaatattttgctaCGCGATTCTAACATtgctatatttataaatatagtattaaaaatgtatttagttACCATTTCCATTTGTCATGTTAAGGAGTAACGAGCTTTAATAATGTTTAGGATTgagaacaataatttttaaaagggGGAGGCTGGTTAATGCTTgcagtttatttatttattttattttaattattttataattgaaaccTAGATTCTCGAACGTGTATCGTGAACTACGCTGATAATTGAATACTTGAACGGACGCTGAAAAGAAGGCAAAATCTTGTTCCCTGgtttatttctttaaaacaGGAGAGTGACGAAAATAACATGTTGAATTACAAGTGGTTACTCACTCCATCAAAATtcttattaatttcatttatacaaaGATGACATGATTGGCATCAAGTCCTGAACTTTTGAGTGAGCTTCTCAACTCCTTCTATACAATCACCTGCAACTCGCTTTGCCCCATTTTTTATAGTAAAACCAAATTCATGAGCTGAATTCCCTGCCTTTGCGATGACAGTTTGTCTCAATTCTTGAGCTTGTTTTCCAGATTTCCTTGTCCATTCTTTCAATCTTGAtataaattgagaaattatTAGGATAATCTCGTCAATCATATCTCGAGCTCTTCCTCCCACATCCGCTGCCATTTTCTTTAGCGTGTCCAGTAAGTTTTGACCCCGGTCAACCGTATCTTGAACAGATAACTGCTGCTCAGGATTCACCACTGTAACTCCAATAGAGTCCTCAAGGAAGTCATCATCCACTGCTTTTATTCCATTCCTCTCCCAACCATCTCTAGCCTTCTCCAACCCCACTGCATATGCATTTACTCGTTTTGCCTCATCCTCTGCCCATGCCCTGAAACCGAACACAATTATATGACACGACTTAAAGATGATCAAAGCAATTTAGTTGCTTCATGAGTTTTCATAATTTTACCTGGCCATTGACAAAGCTTTCCGTTCAACCTCTAGCTCATACTGCACTCGCttaatttctttctcttcattttctgcCACCTCCCGAAGCTTACTAATCCTCTCTTTTTCATGAGCTATTTCATCCTTCTCACTCATAAGGTTTTGTAGATGATCTTCCGTCTCATGCCTTAACCTAGAAAAAACAACCCTTTCTGATTCAATAGCAGCTCGTTCTTTTATCAAGGAAATTCTATCTTCTTCTCTCTTGGCCCTTAACCTTTCCAACTCGCATGTTGCCTCTTTGGCCATTTTTTCAACAACATTGATCTTTTCCCTCTCTATGGAAAGCTTCTGTTCAAAACTTGCAATGATATCCTTCTCAACTTGAGCTACTAAAACACTATGTGAAGCAACAGCGTTATCGGCCAAAGATTCTGCGTCAACACGTGCAAGCTCTCCGTTAACTCTGTCAAAAGCGTCTCCGGTAGCAAGAGCTACAGCTGCTTGGGCCTTTGTCACAGGTTTATGTGGCTGGAACAATCGTGTATTACCTAACCaccaccacacacacacacacaccaaataaaaaaagaagaaaaatttaaaatcaaatgcAAATAAGACATGTAAGACAAACGgaattttttcaaatacttcAAAAGAGAATATGACTTACCAAATGCAAGAGCTATTATTCCATGCTCCCCAGCAGATACATCTGCAACAAGTGCAGGGAATGCATCGGAATGTATCTTATCAGCATCTATAAAACCAGAAAGCTGGTACAGCATCTGCCCATGCCAGATCATATTTGAAGCAAACAATTGATTAGTTTGCAGTCCAACTGCaactagaaaaacaaaaataacataagCACAACAGAACAACGTCAAGAAACCTTTCCATCTGCTTCTGGAAGCTGTCTTTTCTCTAGGACCATCTTCCAACTAACAAGATCTTGACGTGATAAAGGGCTGCGAGAAATGCATATAGGAGAGAAGGGGAATCACAATCACAGCCAATGCTATacaaagtttaaaagaaaaaaggaaaccGTGTAAAATTGTGAATAATTGTGAACTCCAATGATGAATATTAACTATGTTGCCCCAGTAGAATGAAGGTAACCACAAAATAGATATCAAATACCAATTTTAGTAAAGCATACCTTTCAGGAGAGAAGTAAAATGGGCCATTGTGTTCATCTGTATCCAACTGTCTATTACATCTTGAAAGCCTGCTTTCAATAAGTCCAGCTTCTGCCAAGCCTGAAGTGTCCATATTCTTTAGACGTGATAAGCTAGGAAAAAGTCATACATACTGACCAGCTGTTGTATTAAAACACGACATTCAAATATCCTACTCTGACCttgaatggaagaaaaatcTGGGTCCTCAGGGGTGATATCATCAAATGCAAGCTCAGTAACATTTTCTATGTACATGGCAGGAAATACCTTTGAGATTGTATTcctgaaaaaataattagaaggGCACACATACAGCCACATATTACAATAATACAAATAGCttgtttgtaattattatttcacATAACAGTGattgaaagaagaaataaataactACCTTGACAGAGCACTGGTAGCAGACACTAACCATCGAGCATACTCACGGCGTGTGCATAAATCACTGGGTTCAATATCAGTCTCAATCACCTGATTATGCAGAAAACTTTTCATTAATGATCAGAACAATTGGAATACTTTGCTGTAACAAAATCCAAACTACATCTAAAATGTGTTTATGAAAAATCTATCAAGTCCTTCTTTCGCAAGTTCTTAAATACGTAGTCCTTAAAAATAACGTCTGACCTACTATCCGTTTAAAACTGCAAATAAGAACAAAGACATACCTTCAGAGCTTGCAAAGCAGCTAATGCTTGTCCCTGACCTTGGTCGACAACTGCAGGAACTAAAAGCTTTCCAGGAAACACCTGTACAGCTGGAGAAACTACTGATGGAGCAGGAATACCAGGAGCAGAGTAAAAGGCTCCATTTGAAGATTCAGATCTACATTTATTAACTTCATTATCATCATTTTTGACCAGTCCATCTACAAATGTATTAGTTGATGAGACAAATGATTTTGTCAACAGGTCATTTTGTGAAAAGTTCTGCTCCTCAAAGGATGATTTGTCTGAGACCTGCGGCATGTTGTTCAGATCAAGATTTCCTTTAGTTGAAACTGATGGATCGTCCTCTTCAAGAAAAACCTCAGGATCTGAAGTTGTCTTATTTGACTGAGTATTGACATCAATATTGACAAGTACACTTTCATCATCAGCTAAAATAcataaagtattaaaaatagCAGAACTTCTATTGCCACTTGAACCGATAATTTCATCCTGCTGCTCACATATAACAGGTAGGGGCTCATCATCAATGTTGGACATGTTTCTTGGTTCAATGAAGGATGGGTTCTCCT is a window from the Vigna unguiculata cultivar IT97K-499-35 chromosome 7, ASM411807v1, whole genome shotgun sequence genome containing:
- the LOC114190610 gene encoding uncharacterized protein At3g49055, whose protein sequence is MEQLSHHSDRVPYSEEVLKEKEKDGLEGKELDFFKERVERKEGNGVMFKVLESLTSTKYSLSRVIEGLEGEKNEASEEDGKRDCSGVEPMMLLEESRLISGLAVEVEKRVDRWKEARRKEKKELESSLISLTEENRDVNNLLRIALLEKEALEKRIKGHDHKKMPLLQFGWFMMGSGNTEQSTESSGAKSDSSECEEEVVSVASTVERMMKNLRFEITQLRRSLEESRSDTERLQCLTEKQTKEIVENKLYIKELEDRERILAQNVEEFLREMKAAEEEVGRWKEACELEVEAGKVEIEERDKMVAVLKQELHKTKTALEISNGKVRLKEELAMTAIAAQEAAERSLKLADARTVELRGRVEELTRQLEETEKCESNIHKVRRICWPWQVFKLTSGNVPNTRLGNAKRMLPEMQAMI
- the LOC114189863 gene encoding 60S ribosomal protein L36-3-like, producing the protein MHSNSFKNPRSSSLSFTALSGVRVSPSISARDMAPKPPSTGLFVGLNKGHIVTKKELPARPSDRKGKTSKRVHFVRNLIREVAGFAPYEKRITELLKVGKDKRALKVAKRKLGTHKRAKKKREEMSNVLRKMRAGGAGDKKK
- the LOC114189501 gene encoding uncharacterized protein LOC114189501 isoform X1, producing MASITTPNSLQIRLAFTPFNSTKINPILFHTRFTNVDHRRRVRLLCIANQGNGSCSVPIRAGSDNRSVSEFKKNESYGGVVGVGVAGIFLLSGIAFAALLVSRRNGARQVKPLTTYQVVLLSSDDCNDKTEHVNADNTVEQGDINVEGQIDISRSCSSPESDKIPSCHRIVNDSDIESQLVHDDNADAIVYISVQEELQHGSVVDDGYVVPRESTVALNDPESETPIDSLDMYRFKDFDSSCASDTDNSTTKLKENPSFIEPRNMSNIDDEPLPVICEQQDEIIGSSGNRSSAIFNTLCILADDESVLVNIDVNTQSNKTTSDPEVFLEEDDPSVSTKGNLDLNNMPQVSDKSSFEEQNFSQNDLLTKSFVSSTNTFVDGLVKNDDNEVNKCRSESSNGAFYSAPGIPAPSVVSPAVQVFPGKLLVPAVVDQGQGQALAALQALKVIETDIEPSDLCTRREYARWLVSATSALSRNTISKVFPAMYIENVTELAFDDITPEDPDFSSIQGLAEAGLIESRLSRCNRQLDTDEHNGPFYFSPESPLSRQDLVSWKMVLEKRQLPEADGKMLYQLSGFIDADKIHSDAFPALVADVSAGEHGIIALAFGNTRLFQPHKPVTKAQAAVALATGDAFDRVNGELARVDAESLADNAVASHSVLVAQVEKDIIASFEQKLSIEREKINVVEKMAKEATCELERLRAKREEDRISLIKERAAIESERVVFSRLRHETEDHLQNLMSEKDEIAHEKERISKLREVAENEEKEIKRVQYELEVERKALSMARAWAEDEAKRVNAYAVGLEKARDGWERNGIKAVDDDFLEDSIGVTVVNPEQQLSVQDTVDRGQNLLDTLKKMAADVGGRARDMIDEIILIISQFISRLKEWTRKSGKQAQELRQTVIAKAGNSAHEFGFTIKNGAKRVAGDCIEGVEKLTQKFRT
- the LOC114189501 gene encoding uncharacterized protein LOC114189501 isoform X2, whose translation is MYRFKDFDSSCASDTDNSTTKLKENPSFIEPRNMSNIDDEPLPVICEQQDEIIGSSGNRSSAIFNTLCILADDESVLVNIDVNTQSNKTTSDPEVFLEEDDPSVSTKGNLDLNNMPQVSDKSSFEEQNFSQNDLLTKSFVSSTNTFVDGLVKNDDNEVNKCRSESSNGAFYSAPGIPAPSVVSPAVQVFPGKLLVPAVVDQGQGQALAALQALKVIETDIEPSDLCTRREYARWLVSATSALSRNTISKVFPAMYIENVTELAFDDITPEDPDFSSIQGLAEAGLIESRLSRCNRQLDTDEHNGPFYFSPESPLSRQDLVSWKMVLEKRQLPEADGKMLYQLSGFIDADKIHSDAFPALVADVSAGEHGIIALAFGNTRLFQPHKPVTKAQAAVALATGDAFDRVNGELARVDAESLADNAVASHSVLVAQVEKDIIASFEQKLSIEREKINVVEKMAKEATCELERLRAKREEDRISLIKERAAIESERVVFSRLRHETEDHLQNLMSEKDEIAHEKERISKLREVAENEEKEIKRVQYELEVERKALSMARAWAEDEAKRVNAYAVGLEKARDGWERNGIKAVDDDFLEDSIGVTVVNPEQQLSVQDTVDRGQNLLDTLKKMAADVGGRARDMIDEIILIISQFISRLKEWTRKSGKQAQELRQTVIAKAGNSAHEFGFTIKNGAKRVAGDCIEGVEKLTQKFRT